CTTGGTCCCCAAGGTTGGTTATACATTTGCTTGTAAGCAATTGTTAATCTACGGCGTGAATGCCTATAAGCGATGGTAACCATTAGTCCATTTACCAATCTGCttacttactttaaaattaattagcttACCGAACGTTTAACAGGTGTTACTGTTGCTTGTTTTAGTATTTGCTTTTGCGGCTGATTTCTCTTTTTGGTACCAATACGCCTTCAACATCCTGAACTGTATGCAATTTGTATTCATCGTGTGCTCGGTGAACGTCACGCTTCGATCTCAGAATAAACGATTGCGCAGTCTGATCGTCGAAATGAAACAATAcggttgtatatttttatttctttatgaagtcattttttttatttcatcgtaCTGTACTAACGTTGTAATTTCGACGATCTCcatggtcaagtggtgtgtacaccggttttcatgggtacgccactctgagatcccgggttcgattcccggccgagtcgatgtagattaccattagttttctacgttgtcttgggtctgggtgtttgtggtaccgtcgttacttctgatttccataacacaagtgcttaagctactttcattgggatcagagtaatgtatgtgatgttgtctcatatttatttatctcatataactagttaaattatttagtactagctgtgcccgtgatctttacgcctttgaatttaacaaaaaaaattaatgtagtcttagttactccttattatatcagttatctgctagtggaAGTCCAGccaaaattggtccagctgtTTCAGAGacaagccggaacaaacagacagacataaagacaaaaattgtaaaaaatgttattttggtatttgtatcgtgtacacatacatacattcgcattgaataaaaaataaggctattttaatatttcaaattgacacttcaattttattctaTGCATAAGATGATTTcgcatttaaaacatatttgaacCAAATTGTTATTGATGCTTATctcataattaatgttttaaattcgaACAGgttcaaagaaaacaaaaacaatgacAAGTGCGCCTAATGCACATTTACACAACAGACAATCCGTAATTTTAATACAGCGTCTCTGTTGCGCAAATGTGTCGATATGTGAAGTAGTCAGAAGTATTGACGAGGGAGAAGGAGCACTGGTGGCAGCTTTACTCCTTAGTCTGATTATATCATGTATGGACTCTTATcacattatcataaaaatattatatacatcctTAGGTATGggactatattattaaataaattgaatctgttcttctatataaaattatattagcatTAACGCAGATATGGATTTCAGATGAGTGGTCGTACgacaaaacttttaaatttgcgCTGTTTATCGTTTTGGCGTTGTATGAAGTAGTTCAAATAATTTTCATGGCGGAGCCCTGCCACAGGACCCAAGAGGAAGTATTTATCattctactttaattttattttcctcGACTAGGTAACAGAAAGAACGGACAAGAAGGGTCTATGCCTCGTCATAAGAAATTGGCTTATTACTTatccgagccgagatggcccagtgcttagaacgcgtgcatcttaaccactgatttcaggttcaaacccaagcaagcatcactatatatatgtgtgcttaatttgtgtttgtaattcatctcgtgctcggtggtgaaggaaaacgtcgtgaggaaacctgcatgtgtctaattttattggaattctgccacatgtgcattctaccaagccgcattggaagagcgtggtggaatatgttataagccatctccttaatgggagaggaggcctttagcccagcagtgggaaatttacaggttgttactctttttttattatttcttgtaaaaaagTTATCACGGAGTTTTCTGCAaaaatttgaattcaaataataatcaattaatttgaaaactttcacactgttttacaaaatcttataattattattatatcttcacTAATATTTTCTACAGAAGCTGATATGTATCTGTTGacagatttataaaattaatattaatttcagtatATTACGGTATCTACTCCTGAAGATTACTTCATTAATAATTGTGATATTCAATATGAATGTTACTCTCTGCAAGGATGGAGTgatcaaaatagttttattgagatttttttactataatatcggcattttgttattaatctctCTCGCACAATATAATGGCACAGTACTTGATGGATACATTGTCCTGTTTTCCATTTCTCCTAAACAGTTCGAAGCAGCCCGGATCCTCGTGAGTCAATTAATGTGTGCACCAGCAGAGAAAGAATTTAGAGACGAATTATCTCACTACAGCAATCACTTCGTTGAAAACCCGCCCGCGTTCTCACCTCTCGGATTATTTGTTCTCGGGAGACAGTTCGTAATTGCGGtaaaatgttcatttaaaaaaatattgaatttagaaaaatatcgtATCACAGTTGATCAAACCTTTTTGTTCTTTCATCAGGTTTGCCAACAAAGCCccaaattattaagtaattactaATACTCTTATTTACCCCTTcctttaagcttatcacttgtgttgGGAGTGGGTAATTCAAGGGGTCAGAATCTATACTTTTACATCGCCAGAAGGCCCCTAATTACACTaggttatgtataattattatatacattattgtgttccggattgaaggCTGTATGAGCCGGTATACGGCAGAGAATAAGAGTACATTTTTGGAGAAGCCTAATTAATGTACTTTGATGTAAGTGCCAGTTATAgggtactagcgacccgtcctggcttcgcaccggtgcaatactgatactaaatattctacagaattcgtttatttacgacatcacattagaaacttcttgagtgtccgtgtattatatacaaaaaccttccacttgaatcactctatctattaaaaactgcGCATc
The Vanessa cardui chromosome 10, ilVanCard2.1, whole genome shotgun sequence genome window above contains:
- the LOC124533100 gene encoding gustatory receptor for bitter taste 66a-like, producing MDLTKIHNECGPLATVLRISSVLGLVPLRLSPVNNQCIRVLPLQVQRDYSRRSGYSACLSYKRAIFGYVLVSVLSSKKTKTMTSAPNAHLHNRQSVILIQRLCCANVSICEVVRSIDEGEGALVAALLLSLIISCMDSYHIIIKILYTSLDEWSYDKTFKFALFIVLALYEVVQIIFMAEPCHRTQEEFEAARILVSQLMCAPAEKEFRDELSHYSNHFVENPPAFSPLGLFVLGRQFVIAVIGGIVTFLVIILQFNLTDTINLQSL